In Blastopirellula sp. J2-11, a single genomic region encodes these proteins:
- a CDS encoding peptidase domain-containing ABC transporter, whose protein sequence is MPENQSDPLPNMPSQNAIHVLEAFSNSAQISFDRILAARALGEDRDISGEDWQTWSRRLIEAGEALGLRIRSLDSPLKDALIFVEQGIPVATYIERSEAELELILIKEVRGNRLRVTGVKADETDAWIKIKELNRRLGLTDEDTTCCWVVGQAALACESPKSSSHHGPDHHLSPFARLLGLLKPEKKDIWVILVFSIVVGVLALATPIAVEALVNTVAFGRYLQPVIVLVIMLFTFLAFAAAMKGLLTFLVEIIQRRFFVRVVEDLAYRLPRVEQKSFDNLHGPELVNRFFDVVSVQKSFAVLLLDGIALVLQTIIGMIVLAFYHPFLLGFDVVLICLIAFAIFGLGRGAVTTSIKESKAKYAVAAWLQELARHPTAFKLNSGAQFALDRADQLAIDWLDSRRSHFRVLMRQILFALGLQACAATTLLGLGGWLVIVGELTLGQLVAAELIVMIIVGGFAKLGKHLDSFYDLLASVDKLGYLFDLPTESRESLFQVGDNAPASVELSNVTYKFDSQTAVKNLSLRLAPGESVALVGPAASGKSTVIDLLCSIRLPTTGHIKLDGVDLRELRTGSMRDNIAVARGIEIFSGTINENVHLNRSHLSSLDVHESLEMVGLLDEFLQLPAGLGTPLSTNGASLSTSQAARLMLARAIIGRPRLLLIDGVLDVLPDDLAAELMDNLSQHKSSWTLLTATGRRSVADACDRRFVLCDDEIRQEN, encoded by the coding sequence ATGCCGGAAAACCAAAGCGATCCACTACCAAATATGCCGTCACAGAATGCGATTCATGTCTTGGAGGCGTTTTCTAATTCGGCACAGATTTCCTTTGATCGAATCCTGGCGGCGCGCGCGCTGGGTGAAGATCGCGATATATCTGGCGAAGATTGGCAAACTTGGTCGCGACGATTGATCGAGGCAGGGGAGGCTCTTGGTCTGAGGATTCGCTCTCTGGATTCGCCTTTGAAAGATGCGCTCATCTTTGTCGAACAGGGCATTCCGGTTGCGACTTACATCGAGCGTAGCGAGGCGGAATTAGAGTTGATTTTGATCAAGGAAGTCCGCGGAAATCGTCTGCGAGTAACAGGCGTGAAAGCAGATGAAACGGACGCTTGGATCAAGATCAAGGAACTGAATCGGCGCTTAGGTTTAACGGATGAAGATACGACGTGCTGTTGGGTTGTCGGACAAGCGGCGTTGGCGTGTGAATCGCCAAAGTCCAGTTCTCATCATGGCCCCGATCACCACCTATCTCCTTTCGCCCGCTTGCTGGGACTGTTAAAGCCTGAAAAGAAAGACATCTGGGTTATTCTTGTGTTCTCGATTGTTGTCGGCGTATTGGCGCTGGCGACGCCGATCGCTGTCGAGGCGCTGGTGAATACGGTTGCGTTTGGGCGGTATTTGCAACCAGTGATCGTGTTAGTAATCATGCTCTTCACGTTTCTGGCCTTTGCTGCAGCGATGAAAGGCTTGCTGACATTTCTCGTAGAGATAATCCAGCGTCGATTCTTCGTACGCGTTGTCGAGGACTTAGCCTATCGTTTGCCGCGAGTTGAGCAAAAATCATTCGATAATCTCCATGGACCAGAATTGGTCAATCGTTTTTTTGATGTCGTTAGCGTGCAGAAATCTTTTGCTGTATTGCTGTTGGATGGCATTGCACTGGTGCTGCAGACAATCATCGGGATGATCGTCCTCGCGTTCTATCATCCATTTTTGCTGGGCTTTGACGTCGTGCTTATCTGCTTGATTGCATTTGCAATTTTCGGATTGGGACGCGGCGCTGTGACGACCTCGATCAAAGAATCTAAGGCTAAATACGCGGTTGCAGCTTGGCTGCAAGAACTTGCCCGGCATCCTACTGCATTCAAACTAAACTCAGGGGCGCAATTTGCCCTGGATCGAGCTGATCAACTTGCGATTGACTGGTTGGATTCACGGCGTAGCCACTTTCGGGTTCTGATGCGACAAATCCTCTTTGCCTTAGGACTGCAGGCATGCGCCGCGACGACCCTGCTTGGACTGGGGGGCTGGCTTGTCATTGTTGGTGAACTGACCTTAGGACAGCTCGTCGCGGCTGAACTGATTGTGATGATCATCGTTGGTGGTTTCGCGAAGTTGGGAAAACATTTAGATAGCTTCTATGATCTGTTGGCGTCTGTCGACAAACTTGGGTATCTCTTTGACTTGCCGACGGAGTCTCGCGAGAGTCTGTTCCAAGTCGGCGACAATGCGCCTGCATCCGTTGAGCTCTCCAATGTGACCTACAAGTTCGATTCCCAAACGGCGGTGAAAAACCTGTCTCTCCGTCTTGCCCCAGGCGAATCCGTCGCACTGGTCGGACCAGCGGCTTCTGGCAAGAGTACGGTAATCGATCTTTTGTGCAGTATTCGTCTGCCGACGACGGGGCATATCAAGTTAGATGGCGTTGATCTGCGTGAGTTGCGTACTGGTTCGATGCGCGACAACATCGCGGTCGCTCGCGGCATTGAAATTTTCAGCGGTACGATCAATGAGAATGTCCATCTGAACCGTTCGCATCTGAGTTCGTTGGATGTGCATGAATCGCTTGAAATGGTTGGCTTGCTTGATGAATTCTTGCAATTGCCAGCAGGGCTGGGGACACCGCTTTCAACCAATGGGGCGTCGCTATCAACGAGCCAGGCAGCTCGCCTGATGCTAGCGAGGGCGATCATTGGCCGTCCGAGGTTACTGTTGATCGACGGCGTTTTAGATGTCCTTCCCGACGATTTGGCGGCAGAACTGATGGATAATTTATCACAACACAAGTCTTCCTGGACTCTATTGACCGCGACCGGGCGGCGTAGCGTAGCGGATGCTTGCGACAGGCGATTCGTGCTTTGTGATGATGAAATACGTCAAGAAAACTGA
- a CDS encoding sigma-70 family RNA polymerase sigma factor yields the protein MRLLTSYHSRILHYICSLVSNRTHAEDVMQEVSIALWEKRDQYDPDRNFFVWMRGFAKVKVLTYYRQQSRAPCQLTEDTVQKIIARVDSNQHAVEDHLAALRYCLQQLPEEQRLLLGKFYKPMADVELIAEEFNIRPSTVYVRVHRIRKSLLQCVHQYLARLKVLV from the coding sequence GTGCGTCTGTTGACGAGCTATCATAGCCGCATTTTGCATTACATCTGCTCGCTGGTGTCGAATCGAACGCATGCCGAGGACGTCATGCAGGAGGTGTCGATCGCATTGTGGGAAAAGCGGGATCAGTACGATCCGGATCGCAATTTCTTTGTTTGGATGCGCGGCTTCGCCAAGGTGAAGGTGCTGACCTATTATCGTCAGCAATCGAGAGCTCCCTGTCAGCTGACAGAGGATACGGTGCAAAAGATAATTGCCCGCGTCGACTCGAATCAACATGCCGTCGAAGATCACTTGGCCGCGCTGCGTTATTGCCTACAGCAACTTCCCGAAGAGCAGAGATTACTTCTGGGCAAATTTTATAAGCCGATGGCGGATGTGGAGCTAATCGCGGAAGAATTCAACATTCGACCTAGCACGGTCTATGTGAGAGTTCACCGGATTCGAAAATCTCTCCTTCAATGCGTCCATCAATACTTGGCTCGCCTGAAAGTTCTCGTATGA
- a CDS encoding DUF1559 domain-containing protein, giving the protein MKTFQNRGFTLVELLVVIAIIGVLIALLLPAVQQAREAARRMQCSNNLKQMGLALQNYHDTNKVFPHGDEGLSGSWGSNWRLRIMPFSEQSALYDKWQFGNGHGWNSTSIGQANRALIDGFTVNWGECPSSPLERFLVNGSDNLFQFSYFGISGAENSPDGKFVSSTRNVAAPADNNPGGVYTADGMLPVNETIGMRDCTDGTSNTFIVGEIANLTFDAARTSKGDRRPGYYWGWQMGAPDTKNQEDTFVSASTVTIRYSPNADVLDQDGVGSGGGWRRNTPLTSAHPGGALAVFVDGSVHFVPDTIDLSVLTFLGVRNDGQVTPNL; this is encoded by the coding sequence ATGAAAACGTTTCAAAACCGAGGTTTCACCCTCGTAGAATTGCTGGTCGTTATCGCCATTATCGGCGTCTTAATCGCTCTGTTGTTACCGGCTGTCCAGCAAGCGCGGGAAGCTGCACGTCGTATGCAGTGCAGCAACAATTTAAAGCAGATGGGGCTAGCGCTGCAGAATTATCACGATACTAACAAGGTGTTCCCTCATGGTGATGAAGGTCTTTCAGGATCTTGGGGGAGCAATTGGCGGCTACGAATCATGCCGTTTTCCGAGCAATCGGCGCTTTACGATAAGTGGCAATTTGGAAATGGTCATGGTTGGAACAGCACTTCGATTGGACAAGCCAATCGGGCGTTGATTGACGGTTTTACCGTGAACTGGGGCGAATGTCCTTCTAGTCCCCTTGAACGCTTTCTGGTGAATGGGAGCGATAATCTCTTTCAATTTTCGTACTTCGGCATTTCCGGCGCAGAGAATAGTCCGGATGGAAAATTTGTCAGTAGTACGCGAAACGTCGCCGCTCCGGCTGATAATAACCCCGGCGGCGTCTACACGGCGGACGGAATGTTGCCGGTGAATGAGACGATCGGTATGCGGGATTGCACCGATGGAACGTCGAATACGTTCATCGTCGGTGAGATCGCGAACTTGACCTTTGATGCGGCGCGTACGTCAAAAGGGGACCGTCGACCTGGTTACTATTGGGGCTGGCAGATGGGAGCGCCGGACACCAAGAATCAAGAGGATACGTTCGTTTCCGCTTCTACGGTCACGATCCGATATTCGCCCAACGCTGATGTGCTTGATCAGGATGGCGTAGGGAGCGGAGGCGGATGGCGACGCAATACGCCGTTAACGTCGGCCCATCCCGGCGGAGCGCTGGCCGTGTTCGTGGACGGTAGCGTTCACTTTGTTCCGGACACGATTGATCTTAGCGTTCTGACCTTCCTCGGCGTCCGAAATGATGGACAAGTAACGCCTAATCTGTAG
- a CDS encoding HlyD family secretion protein: MIEAAKAKWDAELKLLPGYEAKKYQAKLNYERQKGLAEKGIKASVEIEKFKKDWDVAKAEYDSLKLKIDSVKEEWQAKKSERIQKEREAKTKVDYARAMEQDALGQLATVNKEKRDLEIKSAELERLDIYAPRDGVIFRLPIFERGQTLKEGDALFTIVPDATDRVVELWISGNDMPLVRSGDHVRLQFEGWPAVQFAGWPSVAVGTFGGEVAAIDPSDDGKGNFRVQVKPTSQQQWPADRYLRQGVRANGWVMLSQVTLGYEIWRQLNGFPPVISPDEPVSDSKEKKKVPLPK; this comes from the coding sequence TTGATCGAAGCGGCTAAGGCAAAATGGGATGCGGAACTCAAATTGCTCCCAGGATACGAGGCGAAGAAATACCAAGCCAAACTAAACTACGAGCGTCAAAAAGGGCTTGCCGAAAAAGGGATTAAAGCGTCGGTCGAAATTGAGAAGTTCAAGAAAGACTGGGATGTCGCCAAAGCGGAGTATGACTCTTTAAAACTAAAGATCGACTCGGTTAAGGAAGAGTGGCAAGCGAAGAAGAGCGAGCGTATCCAGAAAGAGCGCGAAGCCAAGACAAAAGTCGATTACGCACGCGCGATGGAACAAGACGCATTGGGGCAGCTGGCGACCGTCAACAAAGAGAAGCGGGATCTAGAGATCAAGTCGGCGGAATTAGAGCGATTGGATATTTACGCTCCTCGCGACGGCGTTATTTTTCGATTGCCAATTTTTGAACGTGGACAAACGTTAAAGGAAGGCGACGCATTATTCACGATTGTTCCCGACGCAACGGACCGCGTTGTCGAGCTTTGGATCTCGGGAAATGATATGCCGTTAGTACGAAGTGGAGACCATGTACGCCTTCAATTTGAGGGCTGGCCCGCCGTGCAATTTGCAGGCTGGCCATCTGTGGCGGTAGGGACATTTGGGGGCGAAGTCGCAGCCATCGATCCATCGGATGACGGTAAAGGTAATTTTCGCGTTCAGGTGAAACCAACGAGTCAGCAACAATGGCCGGCGGATCGCTATCTACGTCAGGGAGTTCGCGCGAATGGCTGGGTAATGCTCAGTCAGGTTACTTTGGGATATGAGATCTGGAGGCAACTGAATGGCTTTCCTCCGGTGATTTCACCCGATGAGCCTGTCAGCGACTCCAAGGAGAAGAAGAAAGTGCCCCTGCCGAAATGA
- a CDS encoding DUF1559 domain-containing protein: MSRPPYSRRGFTLVELLVVIAIIGVLIALLLPAVQQAREAARRMQCTNNLKQMGLGIHNWHDTYGKIPPLMSHVDHQSFWIYMMPQMEQNNAHDMLSGNNVNGGNNLNYPSLDNWDRLTDTEKEALSSIPYMHCPSKRSGTQMINDSSNPARGPLSDYAAVFLYRDLYDTASEDGWWNHYFGSNADHLAAQKGALTLARVNESLPGDVRFTQAKPQLSFASITDGLSNTAIIGEKHLRGNEVGKCCGGDGTDGSYMFDAGNWREFLLSRNIRQRFGRGPNDTTPDDMYATAPNTQVGFGSYHPGVVEFLLCDGSVTSLSQNTPELIRRQYGHRSDGTVIANQ; encoded by the coding sequence ATGTCTAGACCCCCCTATTCCCGCCGTGGTTTTACCTTAGTCGAGCTGTTGGTCGTCATCGCGATCATCGGCGTGTTGATTGCTTTGTTGCTTCCCGCTGTGCAGCAAGCGCGCGAGGCGGCCCGCCGCATGCAATGCACCAACAATCTGAAGCAGATGGGGCTCGGCATCCATAACTGGCACGACACCTACGGGAAGATCCCCCCGTTGATGAGTCATGTGGATCACCAGAGTTTCTGGATTTATATGATGCCGCAGATGGAGCAAAACAACGCCCATGACATGTTATCCGGCAATAACGTTAACGGCGGCAACAACTTGAACTACCCGAGCCTAGATAACTGGGACCGCTTAACGGATACGGAAAAAGAGGCGCTGTCCAGCATCCCCTACATGCACTGCCCCTCGAAACGTTCAGGCACGCAGATGATCAACGACTCATCCAACCCCGCACGTGGTCCTTTGTCTGACTATGCGGCCGTGTTTCTCTATCGCGATTTGTACGATACGGCGAGTGAAGACGGCTGGTGGAACCATTACTTCGGGTCCAACGCGGATCATCTTGCCGCGCAAAAAGGGGCGCTTACGTTGGCCAGAGTCAACGAATCGTTGCCAGGCGACGTCCGATTTACGCAAGCCAAGCCGCAACTTTCGTTCGCTTCGATCACCGACGGCTTGAGCAACACGGCGATCATCGGCGAGAAGCATCTTCGTGGTAACGAAGTCGGCAAGTGCTGCGGCGGCGATGGAACGGATGGTTCGTACATGTTTGACGCCGGCAACTGGCGTGAATTTTTGCTCTCTCGCAATATTCGCCAACGTTTCGGCCGGGGACCAAATGACACGACTCCCGACGATATGTACGCGACCGCGCCAAACACGCAGGTTGGTTTCGGCAGTTATCATCCCGGCGTTGTCGAATTTCTGCTGTGCGATGGTTCGGTGACCTCGCTGTCGCAAAACACGCCAGAGCTCATTCGCCGCCAGTATGGCCATCGCAGCGACGGAACGGTCATCGCCAACCAGTAA
- a CDS encoding TolC family protein, whose amino-acid sequence MLIEDRNKADMSEVSSTLESHAGEIAPASHLQEMEELQLLPEPLVLPMAEAELLLAPAQLELQEVLHSVQMSYPKVLSAILERQIADGKQASAAGEFDLKVKGFGIAAPMGYYKTYRNGISLEQPLYGGGYAYGGYKIGDGNFEPWYGERATNEGGEFALGLGTPLLQGRTIDKRREALLKSTVARQAVEPAIQAQVLEVVRLASINYWYWVAAGQAVDAQRALLELAQHRVNQIEERVKAGDLPQIVRINNDQLIASREAKVIQSERKLQQAAIKLSLYLRRDDGEPIIPAESQLPRLFPASSLPDSNELASDIAQAVAASPELRELNMQAQQLRIELARAENMLLPQLDASILAKKDVGAAASPKGDKTPFQLEAGLYGEIPLQRRKARGMIESVQGKLTQNEIKRQFAVNRVTAAVQDAVSALQASAERIKRANTNLRLAAQTLDLGREQFNAGDIDLISLNIYEQSATDARFLLIEAQADYFAAMADYRAALSIAPPGSRR is encoded by the coding sequence TTGCTGATTGAAGATCGCAATAAGGCTGATATGTCTGAGGTTAGCTCAACACTAGAATCCCACGCTGGTGAAATCGCACCGGCTTCGCATCTTCAAGAGATGGAGGAGCTTCAGCTATTGCCAGAACCGCTTGTTCTTCCCATGGCCGAGGCGGAGTTGCTTTTGGCGCCTGCACAGCTTGAGCTGCAAGAAGTTCTTCATTCGGTGCAAATGTCATATCCCAAAGTTCTCAGCGCCATCTTGGAACGCCAGATTGCGGATGGCAAGCAAGCGAGCGCCGCGGGAGAGTTTGACCTGAAGGTCAAAGGATTTGGAATCGCTGCGCCGATGGGGTACTACAAAACCTACCGAAACGGCATTTCATTGGAGCAGCCGCTGTACGGCGGCGGCTATGCCTACGGCGGGTACAAGATTGGAGACGGTAATTTTGAACCCTGGTACGGCGAGCGTGCAACCAATGAGGGAGGCGAATTTGCATTAGGCTTGGGGACTCCACTGCTCCAAGGTCGCACAATCGACAAACGGCGCGAGGCGCTTCTGAAATCAACTGTTGCGAGACAAGCTGTCGAACCGGCGATTCAAGCCCAGGTGCTGGAGGTCGTAAGATTGGCCTCTATCAACTATTGGTACTGGGTAGCGGCTGGCCAAGCAGTCGATGCGCAGCGAGCCTTGCTAGAGTTGGCTCAACATCGCGTGAATCAAATTGAGGAACGCGTCAAAGCAGGCGACTTGCCGCAGATCGTGCGAATCAATAATGATCAATTGATTGCTTCTCGCGAGGCTAAGGTAATCCAGTCGGAACGAAAACTTCAGCAAGCGGCGATTAAACTCTCCTTGTACTTGCGTCGTGATGACGGTGAGCCCATCATTCCGGCTGAATCGCAGCTTCCAAGGTTATTTCCCGCTTCTTCGTTACCAGACAGTAACGAACTTGCCAGCGACATCGCGCAAGCGGTTGCAGCTTCTCCCGAGTTGCGCGAACTGAACATGCAGGCTCAGCAGCTTCGTATCGAACTTGCCCGAGCAGAGAACATGCTGCTTCCGCAATTAGACGCGAGCATTCTGGCCAAAAAAGATGTTGGCGCGGCCGCTAGCCCCAAGGGAGACAAGACGCCTTTTCAATTAGAAGCAGGTCTGTACGGCGAGATACCTCTGCAACGTCGAAAAGCCCGCGGTATGATTGAATCCGTACAGGGCAAGCTTACTCAAAATGAAATCAAACGGCAGTTTGCCGTTAACCGGGTGACTGCGGCCGTCCAAGACGCCGTTTCTGCGCTGCAGGCGTCCGCAGAACGTATCAAGAGGGCAAATACAAACTTGCGTCTTGCCGCCCAAACGTTGGACCTGGGACGAGAGCAATTCAACGCTGGTGATATTGATCTGATTTCACTCAATATCTATGAGCAATCCGCAACAGACGCTCGGTTTCTCTTGATTGAGGCGCAGGCGGACTATTTTGCTGCGATGGCGGATTACCGCGCAGCACTGTCAATCGCTCCCCCTGGATCTCGCCGGTGA
- the xylB gene encoding xylulokinase, whose translation MSIYLGIDIGTSGTKTIAIREGGEILAESSATYPLHHPKPMWSEQDPDDWWSAVVKTVRRVVKEAKARPGEVKAIGLSGQMHGSVFLDKQDQVIRPALLWNDQRTAKECAEIEQRAGGRAKLIKMVANPALTGFTAPKILWLRNNEPRNYARLAKVLLPKDDVRRRLTGEYATEVSDASGMLLLDVSKRAWSKPLLSKLELDESLLGTVYESEEVTGTLTAEAAKLLGLTTDCVVVGGAGDCAANAVGNGVVKQGILASSLGTSGVMFVHSDDVAIDPEGRLHTFCHAVRGKWHMMGVTLCAAGTLEWFVQRLCADLRSGRGKQDPYSVLTAEALDTSPGSEGLFTLPYLAGERTPHADPNARGCFIGMTLRHTRGHLTRSIMEGVAYSLRDSLEIISDLGVPVRQIRAGGGGAKSALWRQIQADVFGKKVVTINAEQGPAYGVALLAATGAGAYKNIQEACAATIQVVHETAVDRKAAKIYNEAFPVYQGLYQSLKNDFQRISELSQ comes from the coding sequence GTGAGCATTTATTTGGGAATCGATATCGGCACCTCTGGCACCAAGACCATCGCCATTCGTGAAGGTGGCGAAATCTTGGCCGAGTCGAGCGCCACCTACCCGCTGCACCATCCCAAACCGATGTGGAGTGAGCAAGATCCGGACGATTGGTGGAGCGCCGTCGTCAAAACGGTGCGCCGCGTCGTCAAAGAAGCGAAAGCGCGCCCCGGCGAAGTCAAAGCGATTGGACTCTCGGGCCAGATGCATGGCTCGGTCTTCCTCGACAAACAAGATCAGGTCATCCGCCCTGCTCTGCTTTGGAACGATCAGCGGACCGCTAAAGAATGCGCCGAAATTGAACAGCGGGCCGGCGGGCGAGCCAAGCTCATCAAGATGGTCGCCAACCCGGCGCTGACTGGATTCACGGCCCCCAAGATCTTGTGGCTGCGCAATAACGAGCCGCGCAATTACGCTCGCCTGGCGAAGGTGCTGCTGCCGAAAGATGACGTGCGACGACGATTGACCGGTGAGTACGCGACCGAAGTGAGCGACGCCAGCGGTATGCTGCTGTTGGATGTGTCGAAACGAGCCTGGTCGAAACCGCTCCTCTCGAAACTGGAACTCGACGAATCGTTACTCGGCACGGTTTACGAATCGGAAGAAGTGACCGGCACGCTCACAGCCGAAGCAGCCAAGCTGCTTGGCTTGACGACCGATTGCGTGGTGGTCGGCGGCGCCGGCGACTGCGCCGCCAATGCTGTCGGCAACGGCGTGGTCAAGCAAGGGATTTTGGCCAGTTCTCTGGGAACCTCCGGCGTGATGTTCGTCCATAGCGATGACGTCGCGATTGATCCTGAAGGGCGACTGCACACCTTCTGTCATGCGGTGCGCGGCAAATGGCACATGATGGGAGTCACCCTCTGCGCCGCCGGCACGCTGGAATGGTTCGTGCAGCGTCTCTGTGCCGATCTTCGTTCGGGCCGTGGCAAGCAAGATCCCTACTCGGTGCTGACCGCCGAGGCCTTGGATACTTCGCCTGGCAGCGAAGGGCTCTTTACGCTTCCCTATCTCGCCGGCGAGCGGACTCCGCATGCCGATCCCAACGCGCGGGGCTGTTTTATCGGCATGACGCTGCGTCACACGCGAGGGCATTTGACCCGCTCGATTATGGAAGGGGTCGCCTATTCGCTGCGCGACAGTCTTGAGATTATCTCGGATCTGGGAGTTCCGGTTCGCCAGATACGGGCCGGCGGCGGCGGCGCCAAAAGCGCCCTCTGGCGCCAGATTCAAGCCGACGTGTTTGGCAAGAAAGTGGTCACCATCAACGCCGAGCAAGGCCCCGCCTACGGTGTGGCGCTGTTGGCCGCGACCGGGGCCGGCGCCTACAAGAATATCCAGGAAGCCTGCGCCGCCACGATCCAGGTTGTTCACGAAACTGCCGTCGATCGCAAAGCGGCGAAGATTTACAACGAGGCGTTTCCGGTATATCAAGGACTATATCAATCGCTGAAAAACGACTTCCAGCGAATATCGGAACTGAGCCAATAG
- a CDS encoding ABC transporter substrate-binding protein, translated as MSRFCSFALLLVTLVCSLGCPQAKPPVVEEKRPSGPFKLLVLDDPQLAEAIEREWKAREERPLELSLTTSTDLLKGDKIGADAVIYPPALLGEMMRREWIETLPESLLDNAALEIEDIFPAVRQSELQWKGATVAVPFGSPTLVLMVRPEVLEELELAVPETWNDYQACVEQIAGSRFCTGDDKAFDSPTLEPLASDWRGKLLLARSAAYAKNPSNYAVLFGLAAGEAMIGQPSFVKGAEDLRRIAATIPAELQSLTPAEVGAQFLAGKSALAIGWLPHKSDASQGKLDFAPDFVPIPGAVAYWNQLTESWEQRRGDRPATVPFLTAGGRIGSVSTGSPSLRDAALGLILLSALESATQVSPASDATMVYRNGNLAGVSQWVDSRVSSETANAYGEAMAVELSSNEAISFNLPGVDQYLQVLDNSVGAILNDQADPQQTLEKAAQDWDAITDKLGRKDQIKANSASLGIR; from the coding sequence ATGAGTCGCTTCTGCAGTTTCGCTTTGCTGTTGGTCACGTTGGTTTGCTCGCTGGGTTGCCCGCAGGCGAAGCCTCCCGTGGTGGAAGAAAAACGCCCTTCCGGACCGTTCAAACTGCTGGTGCTGGATGATCCCCAGCTTGCCGAAGCAATCGAGCGTGAATGGAAAGCGCGCGAAGAACGCCCGCTTGAGTTATCTCTGACTACTTCGACAGACCTGCTAAAAGGGGACAAAATCGGCGCCGACGCGGTGATTTATCCGCCGGCGTTGTTGGGCGAAATGATGCGCCGCGAATGGATCGAGACGCTGCCGGAGTCGCTGCTCGACAACGCAGCGCTGGAGATTGAAGATATCTTTCCGGCGGTTCGCCAGTCGGAACTGCAATGGAAAGGAGCCACCGTCGCCGTTCCGTTTGGCTCGCCAACGCTGGTGCTGATGGTTCGCCCAGAAGTGTTGGAAGAATTGGAACTGGCCGTGCCGGAAACTTGGAATGATTACCAGGCATGCGTCGAGCAGATCGCCGGCAGTCGATTTTGCACCGGCGACGACAAGGCATTTGACTCGCCGACGTTAGAGCCATTGGCCAGCGATTGGCGCGGAAAGTTGTTGCTGGCTCGCTCGGCCGCCTACGCCAAAAACCCGAGCAACTATGCCGTTCTGTTTGGCCTCGCTGCGGGCGAAGCGATGATCGGGCAACCGTCGTTTGTCAAAGGAGCCGAGGATTTGCGTCGCATTGCAGCGACGATTCCAGCCGAGTTGCAATCGTTGACGCCTGCCGAAGTGGGTGCGCAGTTTCTGGCTGGCAAATCAGCGTTGGCGATCGGCTGGTTGCCGCACAAGTCAGACGCGTCGCAAGGGAAGCTTGATTTTGCGCCGGACTTCGTTCCGATCCCAGGCGCCGTCGCCTATTGGAATCAGTTGACCGAATCGTGGGAGCAACGACGCGGGGATCGCCCGGCGACGGTTCCGTTTTTAACCGCCGGCGGCCGGATCGGCTCGGTCTCGACCGGCAGTCCTAGCTTGCGCGACGCCGCGCTGGGGCTGATCTTGCTCTCGGCTTTGGAGTCAGCGACGCAGGTTTCTCCCGCCAGCGATGCGACGATGGTCTATCGAAACGGAAATCTGGCTGGCGTTTCGCAGTGGGTCGACAGTCGTGTGTCGTCGGAGACGGCCAACGCCTACGGCGAAGCGATGGCCGTAGAGCTAAGCTCGAACGAAGCGATCAGCTTTAACCTGCCAGGCGTCGACCAATACCTGCAGGTCTTAGACAACAGCGTGGGGGCCATCTTGAACGACCAGGCCGACCCCCAGCAGACGCTGGAAAAAGCGGCCCAAGATTGGGACGCGATAACTGACAAGCTAGGTCGCAAGGACCAAATCAAAGCCAATTCGGCCAGCCTGGGCATCCGCTAA